Proteins encoded by one window of Paenibacillus sp. DCT19:
- a CDS encoding heptaprenylglyceryl phosphate synthase: protein MIDMIKQWRHVFKLDQDREISDEALDKVCMSGTDAIIVGGSSGITYDNTVDLMSRIRRYELPCVLEVSDLEAVVPGFDGYLIPIVLNATDNKWIIGQHQQAIERYGYLIPWDLLIAEGYVVLHANSTVARLTGADTELTTEAAVAYAQAAERLLHLPIVYMEYSGTFGNMELVGEVHRQLDRAHLIYGGGIDTAEKAGQAAQVADTVVVGNIIYSDLQKALETVQAVKQSV from the coding sequence TTGATAGACATGATTAAGCAGTGGAGACATGTTTTTAAGCTCGACCAGGATCGAGAAATATCAGATGAAGCATTGGACAAGGTATGTATGTCTGGAACGGATGCGATCATCGTGGGAGGTTCTTCAGGGATTACGTATGACAACACCGTAGATCTCATGTCTCGTATTCGTCGTTATGAGCTGCCGTGTGTGCTTGAAGTATCCGATCTGGAGGCGGTCGTCCCTGGATTTGACGGTTATCTCATTCCCATCGTGCTGAATGCGACAGATAACAAATGGATCATTGGACAGCACCAGCAGGCGATAGAGCGTTATGGTTATCTGATCCCGTGGGATTTGCTTATTGCTGAGGGGTACGTTGTGCTACATGCGAACTCCACTGTGGCACGACTCACCGGAGCGGATACCGAGCTAACGACAGAGGCTGCCGTTGCTTATGCTCAGGCTGCGGAGCGATTGCTTCACCTGCCTATTGTATACATGGAGTACAGCGGTACGTTTGGCAACATGGAACTGGTCGGTGAGGTGCACAGACAACTGGATCGGGCACATCTTATCTATGGCGGCGGAATCGATACGGCGGAGAAAGCAGGACAAGCTGCTCAAGTTGCAGATACCGTTGTTGTAGGGAACATCATTTATAGTGATTTACAGAAGGCGCTGGAAACTGTGCAGGCTGTGAAACAATCGGTTTAA
- a CDS encoding phosphatidylinositol-specific phospholipase C/glycerophosphodiester phosphodiesterase family protein encodes MKRIAAVLTLLLVTVGMLFFAYDRQSEEQREGFTAYRLIAHAMGSIRDQPYTNAYEAMIANYEKGTRVFEIDFMLTSDRKTVARHEWTANMSKMLGQDEELPEEKQAERLTYDEFMNTPILGMYQPMDAEGIVDVLAHYPDMYIVTDTKEQKDEDIKQVLQSLVNAGKKYDSEVLDRIVVQIYNEPMLQTVKEVYAFPSIIYTLYATPDTEAQVVDFVQKNDIDAVTMPEYKVNQNFVAKLNKAGAVTYVHTINDTDQVASYEKWGVYGVYSDILTEQELEQMNTRFAWRP; translated from the coding sequence ATGAAACGCATCGCCGCAGTTCTTACATTACTTCTCGTTACCGTAGGTATGCTCTTTTTTGCCTATGATCGTCAGAGTGAGGAGCAACGGGAAGGCTTTACAGCATACCGTTTAATTGCCCATGCCATGGGAAGTATTCGGGATCAACCTTACACCAACGCTTATGAGGCGATGATTGCGAATTACGAGAAAGGCACACGTGTGTTTGAAATTGATTTTATGCTGACATCTGATCGCAAAACAGTGGCTAGACATGAATGGACAGCGAATATGAGCAAAATGTTAGGACAGGATGAAGAACTTCCTGAAGAGAAGCAGGCAGAGCGACTGACGTATGATGAATTTATGAACACGCCAATTCTCGGCATGTATCAACCGATGGATGCAGAAGGCATTGTGGATGTGCTCGCCCATTACCCGGACATGTACATTGTGACAGACACCAAGGAGCAGAAGGACGAAGATATTAAGCAGGTTCTGCAATCCTTAGTGAATGCGGGTAAGAAGTATGATTCAGAAGTGCTTGATCGCATTGTAGTTCAGATCTATAACGAGCCGATGCTGCAAACGGTGAAAGAGGTCTATGCATTTCCTTCCATTATTTATACGTTATATGCTACCCCGGATACAGAGGCTCAGGTGGTCGATTTTGTGCAAAAGAATGATATTGATGCAGTAACAATGCCTGAATATAAGGTGAATCAGAACTTCGTCGCCAAGCTGAACAAAGCTGGAGCGGTTACCTATGTACACACTATCAATGATACAGATCAAGTAGCGAGCTATGAAAAATGGGGCGTGTATGGCGTCTATTCCGATATCCTGACCGAACAAGAATTGGAGCAGATGAACACGAGGTTTGCCTGGCGACCCTAA